A stretch of DNA from Candidatus Thermoplasmatota archaeon:
GCAACTGGAGGATCTGAAATGAACGTCACCGGCGTAACCAAGCGCATCGCGGCGATCAAGTTCGCGCACCTGTCGCCAGATGAGATACGCAAGATGTCCGCGACGAAGATCATCACCGCCGACACTTACGACGATGACGGCTTCCCGATAGACATGGGATTGATGGACCCGCACCTGGGTGTAATCGAGCCCGGGCTGAGGTGCAAGACCTGTGGCAAGAAGGTGGACGAATGCCCGGGGCACTTCGGACACATCGACCTGGCGATGCCAGTCATCCACGTAGGCTACGTGAAGGAGATCAAGAAGCTGCTCCAGTCGACCTGCAGGTCCTGTGGCAGGCTGCTGCTGACTGGCGAGCAGGCCGACGAGTACAGGAAGCAGCGGGACAAGATGGAGGAGCTCGGAGCCGACACGCTCGACCAGGCCACCGTTGCGAAGGACACTGCCAGGGACGCCGCTGCGAGGACGACTTGCCCGCATTGCGGCACGGTCCAGCTGAAGATCACGCTTGACAAGCCCACCACCTTCAGAGAAGAGGGGCACAAGCTCACTCCGAAGGAGGTCAGGGAAAGGCTCGAGAGGATCCCCGACGGGGACCTGACCTCTCTGGGCATCGACCCATCGGTCTCAAGACCTGAGTGGATGATCCTGACGGCCTTGCCAGTACCACCTGTGACGGTGCGGCCATCGATAACGCTGGACTCCGGAGACAGGTCTGAGGACGATGTCACCCACAAGCTGGTCGATGTTCTGAGGATCAACCAGAGGCTTAGGGAGAACAGAGACGCGGGTGCTCCCCAGCTAATTGTCGAGGACCTTTGGGAGCTCCTGCAGTACCATATCACAACGTACTTCGACAACCAGACATATGGGATACCGCCAGCCAGGCACAGGTCCGGCAGGCCCCTGAAGACGCTGGTCCAGAGGCTCAAGGGCAAGGAGGGCAGGTTCAGGTCGAACCTGTCTGGAAAGAGGGTCAACTTCTCCGCGAGGACTGTGATCTCTCCCGACCCCATGCTGTCGATCAACGAGGTGGGAGTGCCTGTCGAGGCTGCGAGGGAGCTCACTATCCCGATACACGTCACAGAACGCAACCTTGCTAGAGCCAAGGAGATGTGCTCGCGCGGACCCGCCCCTGCGGGACCAGACTACAAGGCCGGTGTGAACTACGTCATCCGCTCGGACGGCAGAAGGGTCAAAGTCACTGACAAGAACGCGGAAACGGTCGCTGAAACGATCGAACCTGGCTATGTCGTGGAAAGGCACCTGGTCGATGGCGACATCGTGCTGTTCAACAGGCAGCCGTCGCTGCACAGGATGTCCATCATGGCCCACGAAGTGCGCGTGATGCCTCACAAGACATTTAGGTTCAATCTGTGCGTTTGCCCGCCGTACAACGCGGACTTCGACGGAGACGAGATGAACCTTCACGTGCTCCAGAGTGAGGAGGCACGGGCTGAGGCGACGGTGCTCATGAGGGTCCAGGAGCACATTCTGTCCCCGAGGATGGGCGCTCCAGTCATCGGCGGCATCCACGACCACATCACCGGTTCGTTCCTGCTGACGCACATGGACTCCAAGTTCACGAGAGAGGAGACGCTCAGGATCGTGGAGAAGATCGGCGATGTCAAGCTGCCGAAGCCCAAGGCGTCCGACGGGGTCGATTACTGGACCGGCAAGCAGCTGTTCAGCCTGGTCATACCAACGGACCTGCACATGACGTTCAAGGCATCCATCTGCCAGAAGTGCCAGACCTGCAAGAAGGAAAAGTGCGAGCACGATGGCTTTGTCGTGATCAGGCACGGGAAGCTGCTCACGGGCACCATCGATGAGAAGGCCATCGGAGCATTCAAGGGT
This window harbors:
- a CDS encoding DNA-directed RNA polymerase subunit A'; the encoded protein is MNVTGVTKRIAAIKFAHLSPDEIRKMSATKIITADTYDDDGFPIDMGLMDPHLGVIEPGLRCKTCGKKVDECPGHFGHIDLAMPVIHVGYVKEIKKLLQSTCRSCGRLLLTGEQADEYRKQRDKMEELGADTLDQATVAKDTARDAAARTTCPHCGTVQLKITLDKPTTFREEGHKLTPKEVRERLERIPDGDLTSLGIDPSVSRPEWMILTALPVPPVTVRPSITLDSGDRSEDDVTHKLVDVLRINQRLRENRDAGAPQLIVEDLWELLQYHITTYFDNQTYGIPPARHRSGRPLKTLVQRLKGKEGRFRSNLSGKRVNFSARTVISPDPMLSINEVGVPVEAARELTIPIHVTERNLARAKEMCSRGPAPAGPDYKAGVNYVIRSDGRRVKVTDKNAETVAETIEPGYVVERHLVDGDIVLFNRQPSLHRMSIMAHEVRVMPHKTFRFNLCVCPPYNADFDGDEMNLHVLQSEEARAEATVLMRVQEHILSPRMGAPVIGGIHDHITGSFLLTHMDSKFTREETLRIVEKIGDVKLPKPKASDGVDYWTGKQLFSLVIPTDLHMTFKASICQKCQTCKKEKCEHDGFVVIRHGKLLTGTIDEKAIGAFKGRILDKLSRDYGPDKSREFIDKATKMAIGAIMVRGFTTGIDDEDIPDQAKREIDDAMTQAKMKVEEHVQAYRRGELEQMPGRSLEETLEVEIMKVLGKARDTAGQIANRHLGLENSAVIMARSGARGSMLNLSQMAGAIGQQAVRGERLSRGYWNRTLPHFKKGDLGSEARGFVRNCYKSGLSPSEYFFHSMGGREGLVDTAVRTSRSGYMQRRLINALEDLKVMQDGSVRNTAGTVIQLKYGEDGIDPTRSVGGDPVDIDDIILTVLGNQGELIAKVQEKGALSYGIQDRDLLETPSEEGEAETEEPDFEAGGGSEEG